CTGCAGCTGGTGCGCCAGGCCGGCCGCGGGCGTCATGGACGAGGGCGGCCGGTCGACGTCAACGGGTATCGAACTCAAGCTGGAGTTCAAGCCAGCTGTGTCACTCTCTTCCTTCGCCTTTTCCAGGAACATTTTCATGTTTTCGATATGTGAGCGCGTGAACAAATGGTCCTGAATAGAGTACTTATGACTGTACTTAAAGTTACACACTTTGCACTCCTCAGGTGGTTTAGGGGCCTCAGGCTCGGTGCCGAGCATCTTCTGAAGAGCCAATTTCGCCTTCTTTTCCTTTGCTCGCGCGTTCTGgaaccacacctgcaccacacgcTTGGCTAGCCCTATCTCCCTCCCCAGCAACTCACACTCCGCCATTGTTGGCGTCTTATAGTCCTGGAACACACTTTTCATGATCTTCACCTGGATAGCTGACATCTGTGTACGGAACCGCTTGGTGGCGCCATGCAGTGCCCCAGGTTGTTTGGCAGTGCTGGTCGTGGAGGAGGCGGGCGAGGTAGGGTTGCTCTCGTATGAGTTCATAGAGAAGTCCCCTTCCTCGGGTTCGCCCATGTCCAGTTGGTAGCTGTCCTCGTCTGAGTGGTCGTCCACGTGTTCGGCCGTCGAGTCCAGAATAGATGAGTCAAACCCCAGCGGCCGTCCCAACTCTAAGGGTTTGCTGAGATCAAGTGGACTCTCGCCCTCCCGTCGCGCACCATCTGAGGACAAGTTGACATCGTTGAGGTACCGTCTGATTGCCTCCTCGTGGTACATGGCAATCGAGTCTTCCGGAACTtctgaggagaagagagaagagggcatCACTTGAGAGGCTTGTGTTGCGGAAGGAGTTGAAGACAGGCCGAAGTTCCCAACACCAGAGTCTTCTACATCAGGCAGTGCATCAATGTCCACATCTCCCTTAGAGTAATGATCGGCGTGCTTAGTGGAAAGGTGCGACTCAAGAGCAGACTTGACTTTAAAGATAGCAGGACAGAAGGGACATTTTTTGTTAATCACTTGTGCATGAGCTCTAAACTGACCTTTCCTTTCTCTCGCTCGTGTATTCTGGAACCACACTTGGACGACCCTCTTCTTCAGGCCAACCTCCTGAGCAATCGTTTCCAACATCTTTCGCGACGGATTGGCCTCCATCTGGTACTTCTGGTAGAGGTAGTCCAGCTGCTCGGGCAGGATGGTGGTTCGGAGCCGCTTGTCCCTCTGGCCCTCATTGACCCcgctcatgctctctctctcgtcctcactcTCGTCAGCTTTACGCTtcagaggagaggcaggaggcaagAGGGGGCTGGGCTGGGGCGGGGGGACGGAGGTGGGcggctggtgctgctgttgtggctgTTGCTGTGGAGGCTGcgactgctgttgttgctgttgtatacTGGTAAATGGGGAATCAGCACCTTTATTTAGAAAAAGCGCCGGGTTCATGAGGTGAACAATTTGGTGTTCCCGCCACTGCTCAAATCTGTTAAAGACCAGACTACACTTATCACACTGGAAGTTACTTTCCACGGGCTTGTTGTCTAGACCACCCGACTGCTGGGACGAGTCTGTGATGCTTGAATGGTTTGAGTTTTCGTCATTATAAAGAGCTGCTGCTTGGGCCGCCGCTGCTTGTGCCTGGGCAGAGCGCTTGGCGTCTTCTTCCTTAAAGCAATGAGTCTTCTGGTGTCGGATGAGCTCATAATACCGCTGGAAGACAAGCAAGCACTTCTTACACTGGTAATTTAGGCCCGGCGTCCTGGTGAACCTGCCCGCGCCTTCGTCGTTAGGGTCGAGGGGCGGCTGGTTCTCGTAGACCTTACGTGCCTTCTGGCGGGCGTTCTGGAACCACACCACAATGACACGCGGTGAGAGGTTGAGCAGCTTAGACAAGTACTCCAGATCGTCGTCCTTTGGGTAGGCGTTATTTTCGAAGAATTCCTGTAGCACCTTAATCTGGTAGTCGGTGAAGCGGGTGCGGTTGGCTCGCTTGCCTGAACTGGAGCAGGAACTGGTGGAGGTGTGAGAGGTCGAGAGCGGAGCGGATGGGAAGGATAAATGGGGCGGCGTGGGACTCACACCTGAGCTCGGAGGAATAAGGCCAGAACTAGGaactgtgggtggtgtgtgaggcagtTTGTGGGCCAGCATGGGGTTGGTCTCAAGCTGGGAGGTAATGAGTGAAGTGAGTGAAAGCGAGGACTGCGGCGACGCTAGGGAGCTGAACGGCGAAGTCGCCGGCAGCCCCAGCGGCGAGGACGGCGCCGACGACACCAACTGGGGTCCACTGCTCACCTGTTGTTGCGGCGGtgcctgatgctgctgctgctgtgatagCAACGGCTGCGTCTGCTGCTGTTCCCGCTGTTGTTGCTCCAAacgttgttgctgttgctgctcccgttgtttctgttgttgttgttgctgttgttgctgctgctgttgttgctgttgttgttgttgttgttgttgttgatggagtTGGAGTTGGCTATTCAGACCTAATGACCCACCTAAGCCGTCCCCGTTCTTTTCTTGTACTCGGCTATTGTCTTGGCTAAGACTAGGAACTTTGTTGAGCGGGGATACGGCGGCGGCGCGGTCAGAGGGCGGCTCTTCCTGCTCCTTAGGGACCCGTTCAacggccctctcctcctcccgggcACTGTTGAGCTCCACGATCTCTCGCGCCTCGTCCGGGTTGAGCGGCATCACCTTGGCCTCACCTGTCTTCTCATATTCCTCTAGGTTgagtgtggtggacggtgggATGCTAAAATTGTATGGCGAATCCTTGCTGCGTTGTCGCTCCTTAAAGAGTGTGTTGCGAAACCAATGCTTGATGACCTTGGGAGGAAGTCCACTTTGCTTGGCCATCTCGTTGATCTGGTCTTCGGTGGGGGAGTTGTTGATGTCGAAGTGGCCCCTCAGGATCTTCAGCTGGTCGTCGGTGATGCGGGTTCGAGCTCTTTTTtgttgtgcagcagcagcagcagcggcagcagcagcagcagcttgctgttgttgctgctgcaagagctgctgctgttgctgcttgagAAACAAAGTAGGGTCACCTGGGAGGCCCGAGGGCCCTGAAGTAGGCGGTCCCTGCTGCTGCATGCTGGCGAGGGCCATGGGGTCGAACATGTGTGGTGGCAGCATGGGTGCCAGCGGAGGGTGAAGGTTCATGGCGGCCAGGGGGTTGAGCTGCAGCGGAAGGCCCGCCGCCAAGCCCAACCCCGCCATCATCATGGGGTTGAACTGCATCTGCTGCATCTGGGCCGCGGTAAGGGCATTGAGTGCCGCCGCCATTTCTGCCATCTGTGGCGGCACGTTCATACCCTGGTGGTCGACGGcgggggagatggaggaggcggtggtggaggtgggcgtGACCCCGGGTGTAGGCGTGGCACGAGAGGTGGGCGTGGCTGCGGCGTCGCTTCTGTTGCCTGActctgcctctttctctctctcatctgaagtCCCCTTCTCTACCCCATGGACGACCTCCGCGTCCCGGCCTCGCTCCTCATCTGTAAGAGCAGAGGGATCGCTGCTAGAGCACTGCCGACTAGTATTGTACTCTTTACGGTATTCATCAGAGAATTTCTTAAGGTAATCAAAAGGTACACCTGACTTATGAACTTCCTCTAAGTGGGCTTTTAAAACCCATACACTAGAAAATTTTTTATAACATTGAGGGCATTTGGATTTACTTAGTTCAGGCAAATCAGAATTAGTTTTGTCTTTAACGTCCTCAGAAGCCCCTTCATCAGGGTCTTTTGAAGGACAAGTTTGTTGATTTTCAACATACTGAATAACTAGATCAAAGCCAAAGCTTTCTAATAAGTGCTTGTGTAGGCGTGAAGACTTTCTGAAAGGTACAGTGAATCTAGAGGTAGAGAGAGATTCTATGGAACattcagatggagagagagagcggtcGTGGGGCTGAGTCGGGGGCAGGTGGGAGGCACCGCAGAGGGTGGCCCAGGCGGCGTCCAGGGCAGCTGAGGGACTTAGACTTACGCTGCTGCTGCCGGCGTGAGGAGGGAAGTTGAGGTGGGGAGGCAGGAGACCGCACAGCACGGCGTGCTGCGCCCCCTGCTCTGCTGTGTTCCACACGCCGCCGCAGCGCCCGCAGCTTCCCTGGCCGCCGCTACCACTAATGCTAGAAGGGGAAATGCCCTGGTGATACGCCCCCGGAGGGGTGCCCTGGGTGTTAGAAGGGGAGCGAGGAGTGTGGACGTCGTGGATTGGGGCTGGGGAGGGctgcggggtggtggtgggtgtggcaggctGGTCGACTAGTGGGCGTGTGGGGtctaggtgggtggatggggcaAACTCTGGGATGCGGGCGGCACGGGTCTGGTGGAGCACTGAACGGAGGTGGATGTCCAGCGTGGACTGCTGGGAGTAAGCCACGCGGCACACGTGGCACCGGTAGGGCTTGTTCCGCTCCTCCTCGTCCCCGGCACCTCGCAGGGGACCGGCTAGGCCGTCACCCTGGGGAGTCGTCCTGCCCTCGGTGGTGCCCGCCTCAGACTGGGTCTGAATACTACTTGGAGAGCCTTTGGTCTCTTTATCTTGCATGGCTTTTTTAAGCTTGTGCAAATGACTGACTGAATTGTAATGTACAAGCAGAATATTTTTCTGCGTAAACGATTCCTTACAGACGTCGCATTTGTAAGGTCTGTTGGGGTCAAGGTATTTTTCCATAGGATATGTAAGTTTCTCACCCCGGCGGTGGAGGAGGGTCTTCTGGTGGGCAGTGAGGTAGTTCTGCCTGGTGAAGGCGACCCGGCACCGGTGACACTTGTAGCGTCTGGCCGGGTCGCTGTAGTTGTCGAGCGCCATCGTGTCAGAGTTGAGGTAGTCCTCAATGGCCTGCTGCTGCGGCGGCAGGGGCGGTTCCTCCACCACACGCGACAACTCCTCTACCTCGTCCCCCTTGTTCGACTCCCGACGGAGCAGCGCTGTGGTACTGGGGTCGAGGACTGGCCCCGCCCCTGCTCCCACAGGCGCTCCGACGATGGACGCCTGGAACTGTTGACGCTCTGCCGCCGTAAGTTCAGGGTGGTCTGAGCTAACGTGTTTCTGCAGTGCTGTCAGCGAACGGAAGTTCCGGTGGCACAGTAGACACTTGGTAGCGTCCCGTATGGCATGATACTGTGCATGTAACTGCAGCTTCTCAACAGTCTTAAAGGCAAGCGAGCACTGCTGGCACCGGTACTTGTACACGTGACGTTCTGACACCGCCACTGAGGGCCGAGGGGCCGCGCCGTGGATCTCTCGGAAGTGACTGTGCAGCGCCTGGGCTGTGGAGAAGTACTGGTTGCAGCCCTTCTTCCAGCACAGGTAGCCGGGGCCGCGTGGGGTCTCGGCGATAGGCGTGTGGCCCGTTGCCGTTTGATGAATTATTAGATCGTCGATGGAGGCACAGGCCAGCCCGCACACGCCACACTCCTCCTGCTCCCGGCCCAAGCCCCGCTCAACACCTCGCTTACCTGCACCACCTGGTGGCTGGCTCTCTTCCAGCTTGTGCTGGTGCCGCTGATGCAGCTGTTCCTGCAGCCGATGATGCTGTTCGCTCTGGGCCTGGTGCGggtcctcatcatcatcgtctttccCGGCAGCAGCAGCGCTCAGCTTGACCAGAAGCAAGAGCCGTTGAAGGCCATCAGAGTTGACCGAGTGCACGTTGATGGCGTGCTTCTCGAGGGCGGGCATGTCGGGACAGGCCTCCTCGCATAGCGGGCACCTCAACCCGGCTTTCTTCTCCCCGCCGTGGTCAGCGTCCACATGTTGTTGCAGCGTCGTCTCCGACTCGCACGTGTAGTGGCAGAAGGGACACGCGTGCACGTGGTCAGGGGAGCGGCCCGCCTCCTCTTTGGTCTCCTCTGgagagtgaagaaagaaaaagaaggaccTAGATTAGTAAACAGGGAGCCGAGTCCTCTACATTCGTCCTGTACAATCTGTTAGTCACCCAACACTCTTACCACAGTAGTAATGAAAGACAAACATAAACGTAAATCCTTAGAAATACGTTGGCATCTTAACTACCCTGcaagtcaaaacacacacacgtaaatcaaGAAATGTTTTCATCTTAACTACAATATAGCTGTTATCAATATATCTTGATAGACACGTATTACCTGTGGAATGACTGACCACTTCAAAGACACgagagggagaggtttggtgaaGGACAGGGGTAGGGGGTGGTACATGATTCACCTTATAAATATCTCACTGTAATATAACCAATGCCCGTTCTTCCGCATCATTTAGAAATACACATATAATCAAAGTGTATGTTCGTAAGTTCATAAATAaggagcattacacacacacacacatatatatatatatatatatatatatatatatatatatatatatatatatatatatatatatatatataaattgcagtGTCACAGTGATGCCCGTGGTCTAGTATTTGCTAATAACCACGGGTGCACTATCGTGTGTTTAATATATCGTCAGAGCAATACAACAATGTATCTCCACTAACGATGTATTACTCACACGAAACTGTACTTTCGAATTAtcgtttcattatatatatatatatatatatatatatatatatatatatatatatatatatatatattgagagataAACAGAGTGATTGTTCTGACACCTTCACATCCACCTTACACACGAGGTACAACAAGGAAAGAGCAAGGGTCGTGTGGTGACCACACACTGCACAACACCATGAAGAAGCACCGGGAAGGCGAGGAATACCTTGTGCTAAGCAGCGGCGAGCGATGGTCTTGACCCTCATGTTTGAAGGTTCCGCAGCGAGTGACCCCCTCCTGCCTGCCCGTGCCACTGGTGCCACCGTGGGCTgatgagggtcgtgtgtgtgtgtgtgtgtgttgagggagaggtgtgggagggtgtcgAGCCGTGGAGGGGCAGAAGGAGGTAGTTCTTCCTTGCACTCACCCGGTTACACAACGCTCCTCATTACCAACAGCACAAGTGTGTTCGTACATTAGAAAGGCGGGGTTCAGTTAACGAGCACAAATGCAAGACAAGgggatacatatgtgtatatatatatatatatatatatatatatatatatatatatatatatatatatatatatatatacaaaataaatgTTCCACTTTGTCACAGAAAAATAGTTGCCAAAGAACAGAGCAACTTTACGTCGTTGCTTTGTTTCATTTGCTTGACACCAACGGGttcaccttcctctttctttccttggCATCAAAAGGTTTACCTTTCTCTTTCTTACGTATTTTCATACGCATCAACGGGTTCACCTTCCTATTTTCCTCGCATCAACGGGTTCACTttactctttcttttgtttttttttctctggccTCAACGTGTACACCTTCGTcagcagatgatgataataataaggcaagaggaggagcagggcggCTGCGGGAGGCGGCGGATCCGTGAACGCCTTCCAGCAGCGGCAGCCGCTCCTGGGGACAGACTGACGGACTGGCTTCTGGTCACTTCCTACAGCGACTAATGACCTAAATGACATTACGTGAGCTAGCTCGGGAACCGGCTTAAGCTCGGACAATCCTCGCTCATTAAGACCCCCGCCGACCGCCCTTCCTGCCcaccgacccgacccgacccgacccgaccccgaccccccccacacacacacaccacgagctcCCTAACAAAAACCTTCACGCCTCTCCACGCTTGAAACTTCACCCCTTTTACGCTCACGCACGTTACCGAGCCCACTGTTTTCTCCACGCAATGACTTCcaccctctaaaaaaaaaaaagtctggacTCTACTAAGCATATGGTCTGGCggtgtacacgagagagagagagagagagagagagagggagagacaagggTCCATAGAACCTGGGATTTCGGGGTGGAGTATGAACACTACCGAGAAACGATGATAACATGTGGAACCCCTTGGGCGACTGGCTGGCTCTTCCTCGTCTTACTAAGGCTTCTTCACATCGGCTTTGGCCTCATCAACAGCAGTACGGGTTCCAGGTATGGGTCGACCGCGGACGGCTCCCTCCCGCCCTTCATTCTGCGCTAATATGCCAGGTGACGACGGGATTAGCAATTATGAGGATTACGACGCACTGCTGTACGGATTCAATTACCACATCAAAAAACACCAAAACGAAACAACACGGTAAAATAGTCTTTATATGGCACTGTTCCACTGCAGTTGGCGAGAGGGTTTTATGTCAAGTATAATCAAAATAGACATATTGTATcccaacgttatatatatatatatatatatatatatatatatatatatatatatatatatatatatatatataaactcattgAACTTGGAGGGGAAAATGTTTCAGTTGTTAACGCGACACACGATTACCAACCATTACAGTTCATTCCACGTTCAACAGTTCTCGCAATAAGAACATTTACCTGCATTACCCGATGATATGTATATTCACACTGTGACCTTCCCATTGGAACGACCCTAATTAGTGGTTTGGTGCACGGCGCAGGAAGGCGTCAGTGACGAACTCAGCCTCACAGTACCGAATCACAGAATATACGTGGGGTCGCTGGACCACCACGAAGCCTTACTGGAACTGGTGCCTGGAAAACCCTCCACTTGTCTGGACTCGTTCAATGGACCTTTGTGTGGTCTACGATCAGAGACATTTCGTGTTCCAGGACGAAGACTGATAAGTGGCAACAGCTCATCACTTGGCGCCGTCCGCACGTGCCGCTGCCGTACACCTGGGGTAGCTTAGCCCAGTGGTAGCAGTCTGGGTCATATCAATTCTTATCTAAAGTTCAGACTGAATGAGGAAACTTCAGTACAAGTCAAGCTTCGATGTGGTTATCTTATTCGAGCTCAACTTCAACGCGATTTTAATGTAACCCATCTTCTGTACATGGTGGTCTTCATGCCTTTTGGAAAATGGTCCCACCATTGAACAAAGGGCCCATTTGTTCTGCTCAATAGGCTAGTATACTTCTGATGACAAATAAGCTATTTTACCTCTGAGCGCCCACGAGTCGAACCCGGACTAACGAGACTGGGAAGCGAATGGCGTATCCACTTGACCACAGGTAAGCTAAATTCCGTCTCTCTGTTATCTACAACTCTCGGGCCCCGCCCGCTCCCTGTGGTCCTATTGGGTGAGACAGGGCGCCCACATCCTGGTCCCGAGGACGCGGCAAATCAACTCAGGGGCATCTCGGTAATGTCTGCGTTCACATGTAAATCAATGTGAACGATTTTACAATTGCACACCCGAGAGTTGAACCCGGGTTCAAAAAGGTGAAAACAGAACTTCAGGCCGCTGAAATggcaacaccaccctcccccgtgcccgaagaaaatgtatgaataaaagagataaaagaagaaacgggagagataagataacatctgttggctggttggctggtcatTTGGGCACTGGGGTCTATCGACTGCCTGGGTCAAATTAAGGTCGTCAGAGTTCAAGTTATAACcaacaacggagagagagagtgagagtgagagagagagagagagagagagagagagagagagagagagagagagagagagaggcaacataaACACCATGATTAGGAACTGGGAGGCATCATCAAATTCACCGGATGACGTCAACGGGAATGATGTTTACCATGTACGAAGAATGGAAGAAAGTAGATACACACAAACTTCACAGTGCTGCCACCAGCAGACTGACTGAAGATGACCCAAGCTGGGCACCCTAGACGGAGAGGTGCTGAAAGAATAAAGGAAGCTTCCACGCCTTGAGGAAAACCTcaagagagagacgaagagatgACGAAATCTTGAGGAACAGGCACTGATAGAGCCTCGGGCCTACCATGTATGTGAGGATAATGTTATctacaagtgtgtgtatgtgtgtgtgtgtgaaactcctAAAACATCCCAAGTTAAATAAGGGTCATCGCTAATATGATCAGCCTTAATGATTGTTTAAATATACCCCCAAGTAAGAATACAGTTCAGGTTTAATACAGCTTAACTTCTAATTGGTTCAAAATGAACAGCTTTCGGTGAGACAAAATAAGTGATAATAAATCATTTCTTCGTATTTACTTTGATGACTGCAGTATTTCAGTTTCACTTTAAACGACAGCGAAAGGGAAAACTCCCTGATTTACGTTGAAAAATTTTCTGGTCCCAAGGTAATCTACCCGTTAATATAATTTCATATacaataatgttttattataaaacTCTTTATAATCCACTGTTCATATACATCAGTACTGATATAacgaagactatatatatatatatatatatatatatatatatatatatatatatatattccatacaatTCAAAGCTGCTAAAAATTGGATTATATTTACTCGGAGCTTAAGTGACAAAATTCAGTTCTGAATTAGATTTCAAAATTAGTTTCTTGCAACCTATTTCTAAAGGTCTCCAAATCCCACATGGTTATTTGTTTTACTATTCTGCTGTCACAATCATGTTTATACATCTCGCATTCATGATATAAACCATGTACAACAAGAGTCAAGTTTTGAAATAGAATCTTGTTTTAAATAAAAACCTCTGAGTAGTCTTTATCTCTGTTATTTAGATGGAAGGTAATAAAATAATCTAATAAAACCACTtctgtgtttttgttttcatataaTCCTACCTTAATATGTGTTGTCATGTGacaaaaatcgtataattattaatatataaTCTGCTTCCTTTATAACTCAACTGAGATCAGCAGTCACCGTATATTACCCACTATACAACTCACTCGTAATGGAAGTTACTCTCGAAGAAATTAGTGCAGTGCACATAACTTCTCCCATGACTCAGTTTTTACGTGAGTTAGTTTCGATGTAATTCTCTAAACATAATTTGCTTTTATAGTTTGAGTGATTTAAATCATTCGTCCAGTGTAAACCCCTAGCCGTATTGCATCTTGTTGTTTTTAGTTTATATTCGACGTTTCCTATACTAAATCTTTAATAAAAAATGGAGATACAATGATGAGAAATCTTCGTGGTAATAAAGGATAATAGTATAATTGATTATCAAGCTACAAAGATATCTTTTTAACGGAATCGCTTTGCGACCACACTCCATTTACTCAGCTAGTGCAGTGCCAGAGAAATCGATTTTGGGGGGAATCTGTAATTCCTTGAAACACACTGAATCAAAATAACTTTAATACAATACTAAGGCCATTTTGTTCATTCCGTGTTGCGTACTTTAAACGCGCAGCTGTCAAAGACgttctattgattttttttttcctcctgtgttCGTTTTATCTTTACTAACCAATAAAACAACatatttttgtcatatatatatatatatatatatatatatatatatatatatatatatatatatatatatgtaaatatatatatatatatatatatatatatatatatatatatatatatatatatatatatatatcccctaataTCATACGCAATATAACCATAACTCCTAGTGTTATACACCCCCTATGctatcaacccccttcccctagtCATCATACTCCACATCATCAAAAACCCTGATATCACATCCCATATCATTCAGTGCCATAACAAACCATATCATTGTCCCTCAATGTAATTAAGCCACCTTGAAATGCCCACGTTCAAAGACTGAATGCAAATTCCCTCACGAACAGCTGATCTTGGAATGATCTCAAACACTGGCAATATTAACGctcgcctcctttttttttttcgtgtgaaaTTGAAATGTgagtctttaaagaaaaaaaaaagctaaaatactttgaaaatagATTAAACCATAGAGACTGCCTGCATATCACACAATGGCGGTCGACCGAAGGAGACAATACGAATGGCGTAGACAATCGTAGCTCaaacatagagagaataaaagaagaaataaagttaATACGACGTTTTCCTCACTCtcgaaggaaaggaaaaggaagaaagaagaaatgtagTGAGAAAATAGGTTTCCTCACCCCAAAAGTGAGAAGAAACACGAAAGAAAGGAGAGGCTTCTTCACCCCGAACGAAAACAATGAAGAATGAAGGAACATCTTTCAAAAAAAGTACATTTCGTtcatcccccctcacccccccttacacacacacaaaacaaaaacataagcAAACAATAGAAATAAGA
This sequence is a window from Panulirus ornatus isolate Po-2019 chromosome 11, ASM3632096v1, whole genome shotgun sequence. Protein-coding genes within it:
- the zfh2 gene encoding zinc finger homeobox protein 3 isoform X3, translated to MPGEEQGEPPLKGCPPAPPNPPADPLHTPSQPQEQQQAPPEMSPEDAPSTSPLAGEEGPGPLPQQGPNATSSSSSVPSASPPATFNLTCMTCHTHFTSAEQYTRHHCVASAAAQDALNESSSDVEKFDGKIVYNPDGSAYIIDSEMSDDEGVAGLELPRHEGSIVDSPRHPLSSTAAPTIPTIANAIYVTKNPAFYTALYGQTFTSLIQENKVPEVPIVHSYRVFTVGDKDSENECKDSDSKNDSSSEKAKLPLLDYSQVPIKPILMCFVCKLSFGYVRSFIAHAMGDHSVVLLDEERDLLAAKNASAIIQCAGREKEPRVSFLEPVTPPGASSSSGSTNNCSSGSSTQHGGALATLLPSGAPSGTSPSPQPSPVKAAHNNDAHQDLNEEERTSADKRDIPDFYDIVRQQHQQMQQQQHQHQHQQQQQQRPDPFAAPQHPAAARTPDLSRKSPISALGANGRASVSPVTSMSPTSFSPLQSPVAQLTGTIIGACPEHMSGRPQGVSCDKCDLILQQSRQLGGQMAFMHSRNSCKTLKCPKCNWHYKYQETLEIHMKEKHPENESTCIYCLTNQAHPRLARGETYTCGYKPYRCEVCNYSTTTKGNLSIHMQSDKHLNNMQELQNGGMPNMDGSLGSQSLTSQQQSPSGSIYSAPKTPTPSTTPAPSQQQQKPKPVWRCDVCNYETNVARNLRIHMTSEKHTHNMMVLQQNVKHMQQLSAMQGGGGGGGGQIDPMALLQYAGNPAAAAAMMASLGVGEKPHLPEAALADLAYNQALLIQMMSGGQLPPGPMGPGGHMGPGGHPGHGTEHPPGPHFDMGLNPESLEPPPEPVPPNPRHAFTCCVCSVFSTDSLEQLTLHLQLDRSKINENEVLLVVAGNYICKLCSYKTNLKANFQLHCKTDKHLQKLQHVNHILEGGPRNEWKLKYLSNTNPMHVRCNLCEYYTNSVHKLQLHAAHQRHEVLNVLFRHLCNTEHAIMEDRRVYTCTLCSFNTRAKLQMLHHIRSMRHLQMEQLHQIQRHAEGKGATQQDIGDIFKVEENEEEGRHTPPEETKEEAGRSPDHVHACPFCHYTCESETTLQQHVDADHGGEKKAGLRCPLCEEACPDMPALEKHAINVHSVNSDGLQRLLLLVKLSAAAAGKDDDDEDPHQAQSEQHHRLQEQLHQRHQHKLEESQPPGGAGKRGVERGLGREQEECGVCGLACASIDDLIIHQTATGHTPIAETPRGPGYLCWKKGCNQYFSTAQALHSHFREIHGAAPRPSVAVSERHVYKYRCQQCSLAFKTVEKLQLHAQYHAIRDATKCLLCHRNFRSLTALQKHVSSDHPELTAAERQQFQASIVGAPVGAGAGPVLDPSTTALLRRESNKGDEVEELSRVVEEPPLPPQQQAIEDYLNSDTMALDNYSDPARRYKCHRCRVAFTRQNYLTAHQKTLLHRRDEERGRDAEVVHGVEKGTSDEREKEAESGNRSDAAATPTSRATPTPGVTPTSTTASSISPAVDHQGMNVPPQMAEMAAALNALTAAQMQQMQFNPMMMAGLGLAAGLPLQLNPLAAMNLHPPLAPMLPPHMFDPMALASMQQQGPPTSGPSGLPGDPTLFLKQQQQQLLQQQQQQAAAAAAAAAAAAQQKRARTRITDDQLKILRGHFDINNSPTEDQINEMAKQSGLPPKVIKHWFRNTLFKERQRSKDSPYNFSIPPSTTLNLEEYEKTGEAKVMPLNPDEAREIVELNSAREEERAVERVPKEQEEPPSDRAAAVSPLNKVPSLSQDNSRVQEKNGDGLGGSLGLNSQLQLHQQQQQQQQQQQQQQQQQQQQQQKQREQQQQQRLEQQQREQQQTQPLLSQQQQHQAPPQQQVSSGPQLVSSAPSSPLGLPATSPFSSLASPQSSLSLTSLITSQLETNPMLAHKLPHTPPTVPSSGLIPPSSGVSPTPPHLSFPSAPLSTSHTSTSSCSSSGKRANRTRFTDYQIKVLQEFFENNAYPKDDDLEYLSKLLNLSPRVIVVWFQNARQKARKVYENQPPLDPNDEGAGRFTRTPGLNYQCKKCLLVFQRYYELIRHQKTHCFKEEDAKRSAQAQAAAAQAAALYNDENSNHSSITDSSQQSGGLDNKPVESNFQCDKCSLVFNRFEQWREHQIVHLMNPALFLNKGADSPFTSIQQQQQQSQPPQQQPQQQHQPPTSVPPPQPSPLLPPASPLKRKADESEDERESMSGVNEGQRDKRLRTTILPEQLDYLYQKYQMEANPSRKMLETIAQEVGLKKRVVQVWFQNTRARERKEVPEDSIAMYHEEAIRRYLNDVNLSSDGARREGESPLDLSKPLELGRPLGFDSSILDSTAEHVDDHSDEDSYQLDMGEPEEGDFSMNSYESNPTSPASSTTSTAKQPGALHGATKRFRTQMSAIQVKIMKSVFQDYKTPTMAECELLGREIGLAKRVVQVWFQNARAKEKKAKLALQKMLGTEPEAPKPPEECKVCNFKYSHKYSIQDHLFTRSHIENMKMFLEKAKEESDTAGLNSSLSSIPVDVDRPPSSMTPAAGLAHQLQMAQLMALGSPPAAAGASAGEDKKGGPGGSSSTDDLNRLQLLQQMYQQMGLGGLQGAPHPLLQHAMMAGAGNGGTSTSGSSGGGMGGSGFDQVSGGHYGGGTPLSMLQLPPTAHAELNAHLNSPGSSGASFTLDGGRASDAGETAEHSEGEVGWVCKSCRLVFPSPTLLAAHQRALDHTRGVLRLTQLLYACTACRHHAATLVEYRRHLDSEQHRAVSTTVSSGGGGGSVVEDAEVAAVVRQITALAQAAHPGTDTNANINKDSAASTPGPQPAPSQ